A window of Martelella mediterranea DSM 17316 contains these coding sequences:
- a CDS encoding MFS transporter codes for MVTVISGIWALLVGIVLIMLGNGMQFTLIGLRGGLEGFSPAALAIVTSGYFVGFLSGARYTPALIRNVGHVRVFAALGSFMSAALITLPLLVEPWAWTLLRILIGFCMSGIYVTAESWLNDASTNETRGKVLSAYMIAQTLGIIGAQGLLTLGDAQTPVLFIGASILVSISFAPVLLTVGQAPRTEVIRPMPLRALYRQSPLGAVGIFLLGSAYATQSGMSAVFGTLIGMTADQIALLVAMLFAGALAFQYPIGWISDRMDRRRLIFAASLIGSFSCLLGWIAGGGLWPMMALAFIAGGMTTPLYALLLAHTNDFLSPEDMPAASGGLVFTFGLGAIIGPLATGWAMEWAGPFTFWLVLSVTFAAIALYALYRMTQRPGVPVDQTESYLGVTPSATPVAVEAASVWAAEQAETDGTPPREDG; via the coding sequence ATGGTCACGGTCATATCAGGCATCTGGGCGCTTCTGGTCGGCATCGTGCTGATCATGCTCGGCAACGGCATGCAGTTTACCCTTATTGGCCTGCGCGGCGGTCTGGAGGGGTTTTCGCCGGCCGCGCTTGCCATCGTGACATCCGGCTATTTCGTCGGCTTCCTGTCCGGCGCCCGCTACACCCCTGCCCTGATCCGCAATGTCGGCCATGTCCGGGTTTTCGCGGCGCTCGGCAGCTTCATGTCGGCCGCGCTGATTACGCTTCCGCTGCTCGTCGAGCCGTGGGCGTGGACGCTGCTGCGCATCCTGATCGGGTTCTGCATGTCGGGCATCTACGTCACGGCGGAAAGCTGGCTCAACGACGCATCGACCAATGAGACGCGCGGCAAGGTCCTGTCCGCCTACATGATCGCGCAGACGCTCGGCATCATCGGCGCGCAGGGACTTCTGACGCTTGGCGACGCGCAAACCCCGGTGCTGTTCATCGGCGCTTCGATCCTCGTCTCGATCTCGTTCGCGCCCGTCCTGCTGACCGTCGGGCAGGCTCCGCGAACGGAGGTTATACGGCCGATGCCCCTGCGGGCGCTTTATCGTCAATCGCCGCTCGGCGCGGTTGGGATATTCCTGCTTGGAAGCGCCTATGCGACGCAATCCGGCATGAGCGCCGTCTTCGGAACGCTGATCGGCATGACGGCGGACCAGATTGCCCTGCTCGTGGCAATGCTGTTTGCCGGCGCGCTCGCCTTTCAATATCCGATCGGCTGGATATCGGATCGCATGGATCGGCGCCGGTTGATCTTCGCGGCCTCGCTGATCGGGTCTTTCTCATGCCTTTTGGGCTGGATCGCCGGCGGCGGGTTGTGGCCGATGATGGCATTGGCCTTCATCGCCGGCGGCATGACCACGCCGCTCTATGCGCTGCTGCTGGCGCACACGAATGATTTCCTTTCGCCGGAGGATATGCCGGCCGCATCCGGCGGGCTGGTGTTCACCTTCGGGCTCGGCGCGATCATCGGCCCGCTCGCCACGGGCTGGGCGATGGAATGGGCCGGCCCGTTCACCTTCTGGCTGGTTCTGAGCGTTACCTTCGCGGCGATCGCCCTTTACGCGCTCTATCGCATGACGCAGCGGCCGGGCGTTCCCGTCGACCAGACCGAAAGCTATCTCGGCGTCACGCCATCCGCGACGCCGGTTGCCGTTGAGGCCGCAAGCGTCTGGGCGGCCGAGCAGGCCGAGACCGACGGCACGCCTCCGCGCGAAGACGGCTGA